In Natronoarchaeum philippinense, a single window of DNA contains:
- the ddh gene encoding D-2-hydroxyacid dehydrogenase has translation MPIDSIQRLGVHESVSAVFPPERLDAALADLDAEVELVGDDPDRVADCDGLVTFAYRDYFVDAVEWIHTIQAGYDRFPLETFESEGIVLTNSTGIHDDSVGETVAGYMLSLARRLHTYAANQQAREWDRPDWDEPFTIAGESLCVVGLGTLGRGIAERADALGMEVTGVRRTPEPVPGVEEVYSPDELHDAIEEAKFVVLAVPLTDDTRNLVGRDELDAMADDAYLLNVARGGVVDQPALVDAIERDAIAGAALDVFENEPLSEDSPLWDADDVIVTPHAAAATRDYFRSIDELVRENVARIGADEELHNRVI, from the coding sequence ATGCCAATCGACAGCATACAGCGGCTTGGCGTCCACGAGTCGGTGTCGGCGGTGTTCCCGCCCGAGCGTCTCGATGCCGCGCTTGCCGATCTCGACGCCGAGGTCGAACTCGTCGGCGACGATCCCGACCGCGTCGCCGACTGCGACGGGCTCGTCACGTTCGCCTATCGGGACTACTTCGTCGACGCAGTCGAGTGGATTCACACGATTCAGGCGGGCTACGACCGGTTTCCACTGGAGACGTTCGAGTCAGAGGGCATCGTGCTGACCAACAGCACCGGCATCCACGACGACAGCGTCGGCGAGACGGTTGCGGGGTACATGCTCTCGCTTGCCCGGCGACTCCACACCTACGCGGCGAACCAGCAGGCCCGCGAGTGGGATCGGCCGGACTGGGACGAGCCGTTCACGATCGCCGGCGAATCGCTCTGTGTCGTCGGGCTCGGCACGCTCGGTCGCGGCATCGCCGAGCGAGCCGACGCGCTGGGGATGGAAGTGACCGGCGTCCGTCGGACACCCGAGCCCGTCCCCGGCGTCGAGGAGGTCTACAGTCCTGACGAGCTTCACGACGCCATCGAGGAGGCGAAGTTCGTCGTGCTGGCGGTGCCACTGACGGACGACACTCGGAATCTCGTCGGACGAGACGAACTCGATGCGATGGCCGACGACGCGTACCTGCTCAACGTCGCCCGCGGCGGCGTCGTCGACCAGCCCGCGCTCGTCGACGCCATCGAGCGGGACGCCATCGCCGGCGCCGCGCTGGACGTGTTCGAGAACGAGCCGTTGTCGGAAGACTCGCCGCTGTGGGACGCCGACGACGTGATCGTCACGCCCCACGCCGCCGCGGCGACGCGGGACTACTTCCGGTCGATCGACGAGCTGGTCCGCGAGAACGTCGCCCGGATCGGCGCCGACGAGGAGTTGCACAACCGCGTGATCTGA